The nucleotide sequence TCCTAAAAAGAAACTGCCTGAAAAGATGAATCTGCCTGTCATAAGTGGTAAATTAAGAAGAGAGAACGTAACACCTTATATAAAAGGGGCGATTGGCCGTGGAAAAGAAAATCTTAGTTGTCGATGATGAAAAGCCGATTGCAGATATTCTGCAGTTTAACTTAAAAAAAGAGGGCTACGACGTTTATTGCGCTTATGATGGAAACGAAGCGCTTGAAATGGTCGAAGAAGTGCAGCCTGACTTAATCCTATTAGATATTATGCTTCCGAACAAAGACGGCATGGAAGTCTGCCGCGAGGTCCGTAAAAAATATGAAATTCCGATTATTATGCTGACGGCAAAAGACTCGGAAATTGATAAAGTGCTTGGACTTGAGCTCGGAGCGGATGACTATGTGACGAAGCCTTTCAGCACAAGAGAACTGCTTGCACGCGTCAAAGCAAACTTAAGAAGACTTCAGGCGCTGCCTCCAGAGCAGCAGTCAGATAAAAACGAAATCGAAATCGGTTCCCTCACGATTCACCCCGATGCTTATGTAGTATCAAAACGCGGGGAAACAATCGAACTGACACACCGCGAGTTCGAACTGCTTCATTATTTGGCCAAGCATATCGGACAGGTCATGACCCGCGAGCATCTTCTCCAGACTGTGTGGGGCTATGATTATTTCGGCGATGTGCGCACAGTCGACGTCACGGTCCGCAGACTTCGGGAAAAAATCGAAGATAACCCAAGTCATCCAACATGGATTGTGACAAGACGAGGTGTCGGGTACTACCTGCGTAACCCTGAACAGGAGTAGGATTCATGAACAAAGTCGGTTTTTTCAGATCCATCCATTTCAAATTCGTCATGGTCTATGTACTCCTGATCATGATTGCCATGCAGATTATCGGTGTTTATTTCGTTCAGCAGCTTGAACGGTCCCTCACCGAAAATTTCAATACATCCATTACGCAGCGAATCAATTTCATCAACTACAGCATCGAGCAGGAAATGTCCAAGGAGAGGACGGAGGATCCGACCGGAACTCTCCCCACTCTTGAAGAAGACATCACCGCCATACTAAAGGATTTCGCAAAGGATGAAATCCAGGAAATCCGTGTCATCGATAAAAACAGCCGCGTCATTGCAACATCAGATCCGAACAACAGCGACATTATCGGCAAGCGTACGACGGAAGTGCTTGTGAAACGAACGCTTGTCTTTGAAAAGCCTGATGAAAAAGTCTATATAGATAAACCAACAAGCAGGCGCGTGAAAATTTCTTCTACACCGATTAAAAACATCAATCAGGAAACGATTGGCGCCCTCTATCTGGTCGCATCAATGGAAGAAGTCTTCTCCCAAATGCGCGTCATCAACGGGATTCTCGCGACCGGAACCGGTATTTCCTTGGCAATTACGGCACTTCTCGGGGTCTTTCTTGCAAGAACGATTACAAGACCGATGTCCGATATGCGAAAGCAGGCATTGGAGCTTGCGAAGGGGAACTTTTCTCGAAAAGTCCGCGTTTACGGCGAGGATGAAATCGGCCAGCTTGCGGTGACTTTTAACAACCTGACAGACAAGCTTGAAGAAGCCCAGGCATCAACTGAAGGCGAGCGGAAAAAGCTTGCATCCGTGATTGCCCATATGACGGACGGCGTTATCGCGACAAACCGCGCAGGCGATGTGATTCTCGTGAACAGTCCTGCGATCGAAATGCTGAACGTTTCACGTGAAACGGTGCTTGATGTTCCAATCACGAAGGTTCTCGGTATTGACGATGAATATACGTTTGATAGTTTAATTGACCAGCAGGACTCTCTCATCCTTGATGCAAGCACAGAGGACAAACCGTACATCCTTAAGGTTAACTTTTCGACGATTCAGCAGGAGCAAAAGCGCATCACCGGTCTGATCGCGGTGATCTACGATATTACGGAGCAGGAGAAAATCGATGAGGAGCGCCGCGAATTTGTTGCGAACGTGTCACATGAGCTCCGGACGCCGCTTACGACGATGCGCAGCTACCTGGAAGCACTTGCCGATGGGGCGTGGGAAGACAGGGACATTGCCCCGCAGTTTTTGAATGTAACGCAAAATGAAACCGAGCGGATGATCCGCCTTGTCAACGATCTTCTGCAGCTGTCAAAGCTCGACAGCAAGGATTACCGCATCAACAAAGAGTGGGTCAACTTCACAGCCTTCTTCAACCAGATCATCGACAGGTTTGAAATGACGAAAGAGCAGCATGTCTCCTTCCTTCGCGACCTGCCGGAAGAAAAGCTCTATGTCGATATTGATCCTGATAAAATTACACAGGTGCTCGACAACATTATTTCCAACGCCCTGAAATATTCTCCAGAGGGCGGACTGATTACCTTTAAGACAGAAATCATGGATGACATGCTCCAGATCAGCGTCACCGACCAGGGCATGGGCATCCCAAAAGGAACAGAGCATAAGATTTTTGAGCGGTTTTACCGCGTGGATAAAGCAAGAACGAGAAAGCTTGGCGGCACTGGACTGGGGCTTGCCATCGCAAAAGAAATGATCGGGGCCCATGACGGTGAAATCTGGGCGGAAAGCGTGGAAGGCAAAGGGACAACGATCCTGTTTACCCTTCCATTTACAAGGGATCAAGAGGATGAGTGGGATGAATCGTGAAAATATAAAAACCGTTATATTGGTGCTGCTCGTCTGCGGAAGTGTGTTTTTCACCTACAACCTTTGGACGTTTAAGCCGAACTACGATTTCATCGACAGCAGCCAGTACCTTGAAAATGAGCCGATCAGCAACGTGAAGCATGAACCGGAGGACGTCATCCGTCCCTATCAGATGATGGTTCATGACAAAGCGGAGCATTACGGCACCTACCGGCCGGAACGGATCGACTTTGTCTGGAATCAGCTGAAAAACTGGAACATGGGCGAAGTGAAAAATGTATCCGGTAAATACACGGCAGATGAGCTGGATGAGTGGCTGACGGGAAAAAGCGAATCGAGAAAGATCGAGTTTCTCTTCAGCGACAAAGTTCCGTTTGAACTCTTTCAGTCTATTTTTCAATACAAGTCACAAAAAACGATCTACTCATCATTTGACCGGATCGTCCTTCCAAGCGGGAAAAACGGATCGTTTCAAAAGATCTTGTTTATTTCAATGGAACAAAGACTCGTCTATGAAGCTTCCATCAGCAATGAAAACGCCAAAGGCATCATTGCGTCTGTGATTGAAAAGCGGGAAAACCTTGACCGCTTCGTGCCAGAGGTGATTTCTGAAGACAATCGATTGCTGCTTCCTGAGGGCCGGATTGCTCTGGATGAAATCGAATATATCATCAACTCCGTCAATGGCGAAGCGTTCAAGCGGGCGCTCTTTACGAATCCCGATTACGTCCGCCGGGAAATGAAGCCGACACAAAACGTTTATACGGACGGAACAAGTCTTTTGACGATCTATCCGAGCCAGGAACGGCTGCGGTTTGTGAACCCGACCATTGACCCGAGCATGTTTATTGAA is from Bacillus sp. FSL H8-0547 and encodes:
- the yycF gene encoding response regulator YycF; translated protein: MEKKILVVDDEKPIADILQFNLKKEGYDVYCAYDGNEALEMVEEVQPDLILLDIMLPNKDGMEVCREVRKKYEIPIIMLTAKDSEIDKVLGLELGADDYVTKPFSTRELLARVKANLRRLQALPPEQQSDKNEIEIGSLTIHPDAYVVSKRGETIELTHREFELLHYLAKHIGQVMTREHLLQTVWGYDYFGDVRTVDVTVRRLREKIEDNPSHPTWIVTRRGVGYYLRNPEQE
- the walK gene encoding cell wall metabolism sensor histidine kinase WalK, with the protein product MNKVGFFRSIHFKFVMVYVLLIMIAMQIIGVYFVQQLERSLTENFNTSITQRINFINYSIEQEMSKERTEDPTGTLPTLEEDITAILKDFAKDEIQEIRVIDKNSRVIATSDPNNSDIIGKRTTEVLVKRTLVFEKPDEKVYIDKPTSRRVKISSTPIKNINQETIGALYLVASMEEVFSQMRVINGILATGTGISLAITALLGVFLARTITRPMSDMRKQALELAKGNFSRKVRVYGEDEIGQLAVTFNNLTDKLEEAQASTEGERKKLASVIAHMTDGVIATNRAGDVILVNSPAIEMLNVSRETVLDVPITKVLGIDDEYTFDSLIDQQDSLILDASTEDKPYILKVNFSTIQQEQKRITGLIAVIYDITEQEKIDEERREFVANVSHELRTPLTTMRSYLEALADGAWEDRDIAPQFLNVTQNETERMIRLVNDLLQLSKLDSKDYRINKEWVNFTAFFNQIIDRFEMTKEQHVSFLRDLPEEKLYVDIDPDKITQVLDNIISNALKYSPEGGLITFKTEIMDDMLQISVTDQGMGIPKGTEHKIFERFYRVDKARTRKLGGTGLGLAIAKEMIGAHDGEIWAESVEGKGTTILFTLPFTRDQEDEWDES
- the yycH gene encoding two-component system activity regulator YycH; amino-acid sequence: MNRENIKTVILVLLVCGSVFFTYNLWTFKPNYDFIDSSQYLENEPISNVKHEPEDVIRPYQMMVHDKAEHYGTYRPERIDFVWNQLKNWNMGEVKNVSGKYTADELDEWLTGKSESRKIEFLFSDKVPFELFQSIFQYKSQKTIYSSFDRIVLPSGKNGSFQKILFISMEQRLVYEASISNENAKGIIASVIEKRENLDRFVPEVISEDNRLLLPEGRIALDEIEYIINSVNGEAFKRALFTNPDYVRREMKPTQNVYTDGTSLLTIYPSQERLRFVNPTIDPSMFIERGKAMKQSIEFLNDHGGWTDEYHFYSMNPDSQLVSFRLMIDSIPVFENNSKTFGPTEIAMRWGDNEIATYSRPLYRLNSGYSPSAVDMLSSKEIVSQLKQKKSIEPDKVKRVFPAYEMSATAEPRIVAIKPYWYAETTGGQYVKLHTETLGGNSDGLE